The genomic stretch GGAACTCACTAGGAGTTCCTCTAAGCATATGAGAGATCAACACTAATTACTACCAGTGATTCTTTACTGGCTGTAGGTTGATAGGAATCGCTCGAAGCGTCCGATTGCGGTTTCCAGATCTTCAACGTGTGGCAAAGTCACAATGCGGAAATGGTCTGGTTTTGGCCAGTTAAAACCTGAGCCTTGTACTAGCAGTACTTTTTCCTGTTTCAAGAAATCGAGCACCATCTGTTGGTCATTCTTGATGTTGTACATCTTGGTATCGATTTTAGGGAATAAATACATGGCACCTTTGGGTTTCACACAAGATACCCCTGGGATCTGGTTGATCAGCTCGAACGCGCGATTACGTTGCTCTAGTAATCGACCACCAGGTAAGATCAACTCATTGATACTTTGGTAGCCACCTAGCGCGGTTTGAATCGCATGTTGCATCGGCACGTTGGCACAAAGACGCATAGAAGAGAGCAACTCTAGACCGTTAACGTAGCCTTGTGCTAAGTGTTTTGGACCAGTTAAGAACATCCACCCACCGCGGAAACCACATACACGGTAAGCTTTCGACAACCCGTTGAAGGTCATCACAAGTACGTCTTCCGTTAGCGTCGCAACAGAAGTGTGTGTTGCGCCATCGTAAAGCACTTTGTCGTAAATCTCGTCAGCGAAAATGATCAGCTTGTGCTGGCGAGCAATCTCAATCACTTCAAGCAAGAAGTCACGACTATATACAGCACCTGTTGGATTGTTCGGGTTGATCAGAACAATACCGCGGGTCTTCGGCGTGATTTTCTTTTTGATGTCATCAAGGTCTGGATACCAATCCGATTGTTCATCACACAGATAATGAACGGGGTTGCCACCAGACAACGCTACTGATGCCGTCCACAATGGGTAGTCAGGCGCAGGGATGAGCATTTCATCGCCGTTGTTTAGCAACGCTTGCATTGCCATCACGATCAGCTCAGACACGCCATTACCGACGTACACATCTTCTACGTCTAAAGAACGAATGCCTTTGCGTTGGTAATGTTGAACCACCGCTTTACGCGCAGAGTAAATGCCTTTGGAATCACAGTAGCCTTGAGAGGTCGGTAGATTACGAATTACATCTACAAGAATCTCATCAGGGGCGTCAAAACCAAATGGGGCAGGGTTACCAATGTTCAACTTTAGGATTTTATGCCCTTCTTCCTCCATGCGCTTAGCATGTTTGAGTACAGGACCCCTAATGTCGTAGCAGACATTGTCGAGTTTTGACGACATCCCGATATTTTGCATTGTATAATTCCTAAAAATTCGTTAATTTCTTTATTAAAATACAATAATTTGTTTTTTATTAGAATATAAATCTGTAAATTATCCGTTTGCAGGCTAACTTTTGCTCGCTTGCTATCACAGGATTTTGCAAAAGATCGCATACGACCTTGATTTGCTTTGGGTCTAAACTTAGAGTAGCCGTCAGTTACCTTTATCCTCACATACTTCGAGGTTGATTTGTCAGAGTTCCATCAAGCCGTAAAAAGAATTATCGAGCGAGTTCAGCACACGGAAGGCAATCAAGTACGTCTGGTCGAGCCCCTCAGCGAAAAACCGAATTTCGCATTTATTGATTGGCTTGATGCACAACCACTTTTCCCCAAGTTTTATTGGCAATCCCGTGATACTCGTGAAGAGGTCGTCGCGCTAGGACAGCTGCACTCTTTTGTTGAGCCGGGTCCTGCCTATACCATTCTTGGTGAAGGGCAGCGAGTATGGGGCGGGCGATCGTTTGATGGCCAGCACGAAAAAAATCGCCGTTGCATGCCTTCTTTTTTCTTTTTGCCTCAAATTGAACTGATTCGATTTGATCAGCAGTGGTCACTCGCGGTTAACCTAACTGAAGACAAAGCGCGCACGCTTGCAGGCTTGAGAAAGCTTATTTGCGATGTCGCCGCTTTACCTCCGATCTCGTCACACATTCGCTCGATTGTTCATACTCCTATCAAATCTGAGTGGGATGCGCTGGTACATAAAGTTCTGACTGGGATAGAGAATGATGAGTTTAAAAAAGTTGTGTTGGCTCGCCGTTCTACTGTCCAACTGGATAACACGTTGAGCGCTGCACAACTGCTTAAAGCGAGCTATTTGAACAACCATCACAGCTTTCATTTCTTGCTGAGTTTAGACAGCAAACACAGTTTTATGGGTTCTACGCCAGAGCGTTTGTATTCTCGTGTTGGACATGAACTTCATACCGAGGCTTTAGCGGGCACTATTGGCCGCGGCGACAATGCCACTCATGATATGGAATTGGCGAATTGGTTATCTCAGGATTCAAAAAACTTAAACGAAAACCAGTACGTCGTGGACGATATCGTAGAACGCCTTTCTCCTCATTCTGAAATAGTAGAAGTAGAAACCGAACCGAGATTGGTGCGTTTACGTAAGGTGCAGCACCTCAAACGTAATATTCATGCAAGCTTAAAAACAGGCACAAATGGCGTACAACTGCTTTCTGCATTGCAGCCGACGGCCGCAGTGGCAGGTTTGCCTCGTAAAGAGTCGATGCAGTTCATCCTTGATAACGAGCCGTTTGCTCGTGGCTGGTATGCCGGCTCTATGGGTTACATCAGCCATGAACGCGCAGAGTTTTGTGTGGCAATAAGAAGTGCATTGGTGCTTGGCGATCAAGTTCAGCTGTTTGCTGGAGCGGGTATTGTTCCTGGATCAGTTGCTGAACACGAATGGGCCGAGTTAGATAAAAAGATGTCGACGCTGTTAACGTTGATTTCCGATCATCCGCCGCTTGGAGTGGCATCATGAGTTACGATCAAGCGGTTCTCAATCGAATTTGGTCAGAGACCATTTTGACTGAGCTTCACCGATTTGGTGTGAAGCATGTTTGTATCGCGCCGGGGTCGCGTTCGACTCCTTTGACTTTAGAAGCGGCGGAACAGCCAAATTTTTCCATTCATACTCATTTTGATGAGCGTGGATTAGGTTTTATGGCGCTTGGTTTGGCGAAAGCGAGCCAAGAGCCGGTAGCCGTTATCGTGACTTCTGGCACTGCGGTCGCAAACTTGTTGCCTGCGGTAGCAGAAGCTAAATTAACGGGCGAAAAACTGGTTTTGCTTACCGCTGATCGCCCTGTTGAACTCGTCGGTTGTGGCGCAAACCAAGCAATTAATCAGCTTGGGATTTTTTCTCATCATGTATCGGCAAATTTGAACTTGCCAAGTCCGAGTTTAAATACGCCGCTCAACTGGTTACTCACTTCGGTTGATGAGGTGATGTTTAACCAGCAGTTACATGGCAGCGCGGTTCACATTAACTGCGCCTTTCCTGAGCCGCTGTATTCTGACGGGGAAAAAAGCGCTTACCAAAGCTACCTGAACAGTGTCGAAGCGTGGCGCAAAGGCGGTCAAACATATACTCAACGATTCGTCAGTCCATCATTCCGTGACATTCCATTTTGTGCTGATAGAAAAGGAGTGGTTGTCATTGGCAGCTTACCTGCTGATCACGCGCAAGCGGCAAAAGCGTTTGCACAGCAAATGGGGTGGCCTGTATTGGCGGATCCGCAAAGTGGAGTTAGCTCCGATTGGTCACATTATGATTTGTGGTTACAACAGCCTAAGTTGGCTAGCCAACT from Vibrio parahaemolyticus encodes the following:
- a CDS encoding pyridoxal phosphate-dependent aminotransferase — encoded protein: MQNIGMSSKLDNVCYDIRGPVLKHAKRMEEEGHKILKLNIGNPAPFGFDAPDEILVDVIRNLPTSQGYCDSKGIYSARKAVVQHYQRKGIRSLDVEDVYVGNGVSELIVMAMQALLNNGDEMLIPAPDYPLWTASVALSGGNPVHYLCDEQSDWYPDLDDIKKKITPKTRGIVLINPNNPTGAVYSRDFLLEVIEIARQHKLIIFADEIYDKVLYDGATHTSVATLTEDVLVMTFNGLSKAYRVCGFRGGWMFLTGPKHLAQGYVNGLELLSSMRLCANVPMQHAIQTALGGYQSINELILPGGRLLEQRNRAFELINQIPGVSCVKPKGAMYLFPKIDTKMYNIKNDQQMVLDFLKQEKVLLVQGSGFNWPKPDHFRIVTLPHVEDLETAIGRFERFLSTYSQ
- a CDS encoding isochorismate synthase, with product MSEFHQAVKRIIERVQHTEGNQVRLVEPLSEKPNFAFIDWLDAQPLFPKFYWQSRDTREEVVALGQLHSFVEPGPAYTILGEGQRVWGGRSFDGQHEKNRRCMPSFFFLPQIELIRFDQQWSLAVNLTEDKARTLAGLRKLICDVAALPPISSHIRSIVHTPIKSEWDALVHKVLTGIENDEFKKVVLARRSTVQLDNTLSAAQLLKASYLNNHHSFHFLLSLDSKHSFMGSTPERLYSRVGHELHTEALAGTIGRGDNATHDMELANWLSQDSKNLNENQYVVDDIVERLSPHSEIVEVETEPRLVRLRKVQHLKRNIHASLKTGTNGVQLLSALQPTAAVAGLPRKESMQFILDNEPFARGWYAGSMGYISHERAEFCVAIRSALVLGDQVQLFAGAGIVPGSVAEHEWAELDKKMSTLLTLISDHPPLGVAS